One stretch of Eggerthella lenta DSM 2243 DNA includes these proteins:
- the rimP gene encoding ribosome maturation factor RimP gives MLSKKEQQLLDALAPRAEQEGVEIVTVEVAGAKKAPTIRVYIDTPDGVSFDELSSAQAWINDLMDELDPFPGAYTLEVSSPGIDRPLRTAEHFARFVGDTAVLKTQPVDGRGSWTGAIASVEGDVVVLDVDGAEARIPMDTIKRAHLKGTIDFGSQTSI, from the coding sequence GTGCTCAGCAAGAAGGAACAGCAGCTGCTCGACGCGTTAGCTCCCCGGGCGGAGCAGGAGGGCGTCGAGATCGTCACGGTGGAGGTCGCGGGCGCGAAGAAGGCCCCGACGATTCGCGTGTACATAGACACGCCCGACGGCGTGAGCTTCGACGAGCTGTCCTCCGCGCAGGCGTGGATCAACGACCTCATGGACGAGCTCGACCCGTTCCCCGGGGCGTACACGCTGGAAGTGTCGTCGCCCGGCATCGACCGGCCGCTGCGCACCGCGGAGCACTTCGCGCGGTTCGTCGGCGATACGGCGGTGCTCAAGACGCAGCCCGTGGACGGTCGCGGCAGCTGGACCGGCGCCATCGCATCGGTGGAGGGCGACGTGGTCGTGCTCGACGTGGACGGCGCCGAGGCGCGCATCCCTATGGACACCATCAAACGCGCCCATCTGAAGGGCACGATCGATTTCGGCTCGCAGACGAGCATCTGA
- a CDS encoding GHKL domain-containing protein, with the protein MPHRPVHRFAVHAAVAFLLAGCVFAIAYHYDNKYLFGPPYGSDGVIEVSDDDLDRLVPLVDGWMLSVDGAPRTETFIGQYSNFSYAPGGTSAFGSAVYELTLSYVGAQRERALVLLVPEVYGDFTLYVNGVVAAAGGDGAQVGIVADRDTRLRLEVRNDEHYYSGLVYPPVLGTAQQMANVSFANALSACVLVLGPLAAALFAFAVRRKRDGDALARDFGVLCAAFAVAGAHGLVWHLGAAGAWWYAVEDAAWTCVLVSAVSVAARAAGLAWTRDARPLVRRTARALWALPVVTLAWALSIPALPGGIEAYGLYQTAVRVGCWALFAVCAAVGLRDRTDEARFVLCGCAVLGAALVANLLDNNAYEPMYGLWQSEYAGLLLVGVFAWMLVERVRRLRLAAEQVRDLEVQVRAAEAGLRHLRSGEEATRAARHDLRHHAAALSRLIDAGEQERCRAYLVELSGQQEAEAPLRYADNLVANAVMAAYLAPAQAAGIEVRCEARVPAELPLRDTELSVLLSNLLSNAVEACERVRAEGAGRPFVSLSMRAQDGRLAVRCENAAVPGASFSRTSKADASRHGLGLPAMRQIVERHGGALYADVEGGVAVVRIVIRLDG; encoded by the coding sequence ATGCCGCATCGCCCTGTGCATCGCTTCGCGGTTCACGCCGCGGTCGCATTCCTGTTGGCGGGATGCGTGTTCGCGATCGCGTACCACTATGATAACAAATACCTGTTCGGGCCGCCCTACGGCTCCGACGGCGTTATCGAGGTGTCCGATGACGATCTCGACCGTCTCGTCCCGCTCGTGGACGGTTGGATGCTCTCCGTGGACGGGGCGCCGCGGACCGAAACCTTCATCGGCCAGTACTCCAACTTCTCCTATGCTCCCGGCGGCACGTCGGCTTTCGGCTCCGCCGTGTACGAGCTGACGCTTAGCTATGTCGGCGCGCAACGAGAACGCGCCCTCGTGCTGCTGGTTCCCGAGGTGTACGGTGATTTCACGTTGTACGTAAACGGGGTCGTTGCTGCGGCCGGCGGAGACGGGGCGCAGGTCGGCATCGTGGCGGACCGCGACACGCGTCTGCGCCTTGAGGTGCGCAACGACGAGCACTACTACAGCGGGCTGGTCTACCCGCCCGTGCTGGGCACCGCGCAGCAGATGGCGAACGTCTCGTTCGCGAACGCGCTGTCCGCCTGCGTGCTGGTGCTGGGGCCGCTGGCCGCGGCGCTGTTCGCGTTCGCGGTGCGCCGCAAGCGCGACGGCGATGCGCTTGCGCGCGACTTCGGCGTGCTGTGCGCCGCCTTCGCCGTGGCGGGCGCGCATGGCCTGGTCTGGCATCTGGGCGCAGCAGGAGCCTGGTGGTATGCCGTAGAGGACGCGGCCTGGACGTGCGTGCTCGTCTCAGCCGTGTCGGTAGCCGCCCGAGCCGCGGGTTTGGCGTGGACGCGCGATGCCCGCCCCCTCGTTCGCCGGACGGCCCGCGCGCTGTGGGCGCTGCCGGTCGTCACGCTGGCCTGGGCGCTGTCCATCCCGGCGCTGCCGGGCGGCATCGAGGCGTACGGCCTGTACCAGACCGCCGTGCGCGTCGGTTGCTGGGCGCTGTTCGCCGTATGCGCCGCCGTCGGGCTGCGCGATCGCACCGACGAGGCGCGCTTCGTGCTGTGCGGCTGCGCGGTGCTGGGCGCCGCGCTCGTGGCGAACCTTCTCGACAACAACGCGTACGAGCCTATGTACGGCCTGTGGCAGAGCGAGTACGCGGGGCTGCTGCTCGTGGGCGTGTTCGCCTGGATGCTGGTGGAGCGGGTGCGCCGCCTGCGCCTCGCCGCCGAGCAGGTGCGCGATCTGGAGGTGCAGGTGCGTGCGGCCGAGGCGGGGCTGCGCCATCTGCGGTCGGGCGAAGAGGCTACGAGGGCGGCGCGCCACGACCTGCGTCATCATGCGGCCGCGCTGAGCCGCCTGATCGACGCGGGGGAGCAGGAGCGCTGTAGAGCGTATCTGGTCGAGCTGTCCGGCCAGCAGGAGGCCGAAGCCCCTCTGCGCTACGCCGACAACTTGGTGGCGAACGCGGTCATGGCAGCGTATTTGGCTCCGGCCCAGGCGGCGGGGATCGAGGTGCGCTGCGAGGCGCGCGTGCCCGCGGAGCTTCCCCTGCGCGACACCGAGCTGTCCGTGCTGCTGTCGAACCTGTTGTCGAACGCCGTCGAGGCGTGCGAGCGCGTGCGAGCCGAGGGCGCCGGCCGGCCTTTCGTCTCGCTTTCCATGCGCGCGCAGGACGGACGGTTGGCCGTGCGATGCGAGAACGCGGCCGTCCCCGGCGCGTCGTTCTCGCGCACGTCCAAGGCCGACGCGTCCCGCCACGGTCTGGGCCTGCCCGCCATGCGCCAGATCGTCGAACGCCACGGCGGCGCGCTCTACGCCGACGTCGAGGGCGGAGTCGCCGTCGTGCGCATCGTCATTCGCTTGGACGGCTGA